GTGTTCACGGAGTCGCTGGCGGCGCTGTCTGACGGGGGCCAAGTCCTGGGAGAGCTGCGCGTGTCCGTGGAGTTCACCCGCAGAGCCCTGCAGCCCTGCCTGCTGCTGCACGCTCAGAGCCGCGGAGCTATCGATGGCGCCCCCTGTGGAACCACTGTGACAGGTCAGCTCAGTCACCATGCCCCCCTGGTGTTTCCAGGTGCGCTTCGCCGCTCATCACATCATGTCTTGTCTTCTGCTACTGCTGACTATAAGCCTACCTGACGGCTGACTTGGAGGTCCTGGAGGAAGACTACCAGGAGTACGTCAGGGTGAGCCCTTTTAAACATCACCTCGCTTTAGCTGAACGCTGATCAACGGTTTGCTGTGACAGATAAACCCAAATGTTTAAAGGATAGTTACCTGTTTTTTAATGGTTTGTTCATCTTCTCAAAACCCTTCTCCAGCTCCACAATCACAATGTTGAAAAGACGTGTCGCATGGTGCAGCGTGACAGTCAGATGGTGATCGACAAATGCACCAGAGCGGGAGAGGTGAACACGAACAATACCACTTCCAGCATGTTTactgccttgcagaagtattacTACTtctaaaccttttcacattttgtcatgttacaaccacaaatgcGTGCAATGGACAGTGTCGTGATGAAGCGTTTGCCCCCCTTACAGATTTTCCTTACAACCTGGTAAAGGTAACCTTGGataagctgcagagatccatagctGAGGCGAGGCCAACCATTACGCAGGGGCGAGAGGGAGACGCCCCCTCAAACAAATGTCTTGCCCCCTCAAATCATAAAATAAGTGATCTTCGGTCTGCGCTCTGCAGTCAGCATTTTCTTCCAAAGAGCATCCATtcattagcctcgtgagaccatcctgatctcgcgagctttcaaggtttcactcacagatcagtctggctactctccgttgaagaaaatttggagccgttcaccaaacgaacgtccaatcagcgttggctttgaggcaggttgaggtgtgacgcaacgaggagcgacagttcagtctaaagaacatggcggcttcggctgacgaaactagcgttagcgtggctatcgagcaagttttatcggaattacagagtatttctttgctgagctaacgagcctttacctgcagcagcaagagtagcttggcttgtggttgtgttttcgtcgtcgctcgtaacagagcgacgacgaatctgattggtttatttggcccgtctatcaccaacataggccaatcagctaaccagtattttcgccccttcccaaaattacttcaacggaaggtttccagatggatatgcgaagcaaatctatctggcggagtcaggtaatccATTCATAGCTGTACCCATAAAATCAAGTATTTCAAAGCCTTCTCCAGCTATTCCAAACGTTTACAATTGGCCAGCATCATTTCACAGTGACACTTGTTTGACCAATGACCATCACTGACTGATGGCAAGTGTTATAGATTCtctatttcaaaataaatgaactaTTGATAAGagtaaaaagacacattttgctGAGATGtgtacgttttttttctgtcaatgacaactattttgattgCACTCTGCTATGAAtcctttctaaaaacaaaaacaaaaacgccACATGTAGTGAAAAGCAGCGCAAAATTTAACAACCAACTGAAAGCTATTTTGGTTCAGAAGAAGCCCAGTTGGGTGGAAACATTGCACAGCACTTCATAGCTTAATTAACAGCAATTATAAATATCCTAAAGCATAATGTCTACACATGATTGTGCCCCTTCACATTTCTGCCTGCTCCTTATATTTGCATGATCAGACCTGGCCATGAGCTGCTGTGAAGTTCAGTTAGCTGTTTCCTGCAACCCATGGAGGACAGAGAAAGAAGGAGGTCTGGTCCGATGAGACCAGaatgtaactttttggccaaTATCCAAACTGCTGTTTGTAGAGGAAAACTAACTGAACACATTTCCCTGACCACACCATACCTATACTAGCCATTCCCATACTAACCCAAGGCgatggcagcgtcatgctgtgggcttgtttttttttgttttttgtttgaaccaataggaagACAATTGGGGATTTGAGAACTTGGGTTTTGATAAGAAGCATGTTTCTGTGTTAGAAAGAGAAATGTGTGCAGCACTCTcctttctgcacattatcagtctgggacCGCTCCGAAacgaatccgtttggggaaaggcaggacattcagcagaactctccgaaatgattgggcgaagcgacagcAAGTGCCCGCCTactaaaggttggttttagccaatcagggtatcaaattaaaacgtaagcagcaggctTCATgaaaaaccacaagaaggtaagctagtcaaggcacttcttgctgttattctttcaaagaagaaattgtggattctcatcaaaacagatgtgatagcagcagctacacatgCATCCTCCTGCGccgccatgtttgtgttggtttggctgtgggctcgtcagctcttgcttttgtcgcACCAGAAAGACCCGCCTTAAATttcaatactgcaacgtgattggcccaaaacgtttttggtttggacacAAGGGATTGAAGCCGtgtgtgaacgcacaaataccgcaagAGTTTATCTTGCAGTCAAGGTTAGCTCAATTCAAGTTAAGACCTAAATCCAATCCAAAGAAAATTTATaaatcattttccttctactttacAGTTCTACACTACTCTGTTGCAAATAAGATCCCTGTTAAATATGTTGATGTTTGTGGATGTAGCATAGCCAGTGTGAAAAGGACGAACTGTCATGACTAGTTTTGAAAGCCTTTTTAGCATCAAAAGATCATGCAGGTCATTTTTGCACCAGACGATAACAGACCTTCTGTTGTGGGGTTACCTTTGGCTTGTGTGTTTCTTGCGTGTGCGTGTGACTGAACGTGTGTGAAGGAAGTGACCAAGGAGTGTGTGTCTTATCCCATGTCTGTCCTGAGAGGCCTGGTCACCGAGGGATCCAGCATGCTGCTGATGCGTCTGATCGCTCTGAGGAGGAAGGTTCCAGAGAACATGGTGTTTATCATCTTGGACCAATCTCTACATATAAACCACACCACTTTTGTAAGTAAGAGCAGCTGTGAGAATGTTCTAGGACAACATTGGCATATTCGGgtaaactgtgattttttttttttttttggtgcacaACCAGAGTGAGGTGGGTATGAAGCAAATGGAGGTTGGTGGTGAGGTCTTAGAGCTATTTGGGGTGCAGAGGACGGTTGGCTCTGTGGTGGCCAGCCCCTCCACCTGGCAGTGCTACTTCCTGGATGATGGGTGAGTTTTGAACACTTGTTTCCTCATTTCACATAACCTTGTTGCCCTCTAAACCCTAAGTGACactaaaagataaaatattcaaatgGCTATTTCTGGTCAGTgagttaatgtatttatttaggtcttttgctaaaaaaaatttaaccacATTTAACTACCAGCTCTGATCTGAtacgtttatttttttcttgatattaTAAATACGTTCGGGAATCTGTTGCCCTTTGATAAGAGATATTTCTTACCCTGATCAAAATCCAAATGGGCTTAGTAGCGCAAATTCTCCAGATGTTAGACATGCATCTTTTACATGATGTGGTGTTTTAGTTTCTAATTTACTCACTGCCCAACCATCATCAATGGTTTAGAAAGAGTGAGCAGCCACTCCTTTCTCTGATGCACTTTCCTTTTGTCAGTCTCAAGCCTGATGTATGTGAGCTAAGATATTTGTTTGGAAAACTGGTAGTGCTAGGATTGGTGACCTGGATTTAAATAAAGCACAATTCAAACAGAagatctggggtccgttcttcgtacgttgcttaaaacatccaagatcaaatgacacatccaagatgatttcatctggctaatcatgatccggctaattgggttcttccgacacacctgttgtttatgattagtatggctggattgagttatctgagacaactgcgcgttcatgcgtttgtttaaaaggggaaatgtatcgatagtagaaacaatgattaGCAACGCTGCTGATCACTTAGTCttctaaagccaggagagagggccggcaaaaagtagcagacaaattaatgcgtaaatactgtccatggtagatgtttctatcactttctacagtatgaatttttgcattttaataatttcatatttactttgttcttttatgtcagagcctccacgggacccactagaacatgggtacaagtaaaagtgaaatacaagaatattctacaaaattgtagcctttaattattatactgtattttaaaaagcaacttcttcctctttttttaaaagccactgttaaatgatgtgtttgtttataacggccaccaagaaaaaggctgggggaaaaaacaggttatttttacttttgaggcatgtttcacccttctttttttttttttttttttttttttacaaaatgacacagagtgccatccgttccctatataaatggcatcttcaacaaaaaatatagtattttgacctgaaaaaacacaaattaagaggagaaattgaactcgacaactagaaaaagagaaaagttgcaccagagatcgagttgcttcgaAAGGGCCTTCAGAGTAAGGGCTAAAACACCATTTGCtaactttacataactatctcttattgcagacaaaagatgacttgctggcttttctttataaagaattgtttaaataaaacgacaagaactaagcattatttgtttggtcttttattaaacgttaaaaaatggtgttccacaattctgttccgtcctctgccactaggtggtccaagtccactggctggacagacttcccatctcctccgcttataaagctgtgatctaatcctgtATATATGAAATAAGACTGCtggcgagcaggtttaagctggcgcacatgttgctatgataacaagtgcaggatgagtttcgaagaaccaaatgatccaagatcatgccaaatcgtcaacaatcaaatccagctaactgagttagtgaTGTATGAAGAACAGGCCCCTGGTTTTATTCGAATAAGAAAACGTTTACATAGTAGATGAATTTGCTCGTGAAAGGAAGTCCTACAAAATAATTTTGACGTCAACTGTTTGATGTGAGATCTGCTTCCTGTATGCGTGAATCACATACATTCATCTTGATAAACAAATGCTGGGCTGGTTCCAGACAGATAAGTAATGCTGGGGTTGAGCAAATAAAGCTTGACTTGGAATGTATGGGTTAAAACTGTATAGTTGACATTGCAGTTTATTTgagatgtgttttcttttattagtcACTTGGCCAGCAGAAAACAGGAGGGCTCACCAGTCACAATGAAGCTCCTGCAGCAGCCTTCAAAAATAGACAAAGGTAAATTATCCCTGCTGGTTAATTTGTACTCTTCTAGTTGTGCTGATTTAGTAAACAACATTTTCCATTACATGAATGAATTGTCTTCCACTGGGTTTCTTCATTCCTGTTTTGTGAGTTAATACAAAACAGGGCTGGACAatgattcatccatccatccgtccgtccgtccattttCCGTCACActtgtcccttgtggggtcgtgagggttgccagtgcctatctccagcattcaatgggcgagaggcagggtacaccctggacaggtcaccagtctgttggagggcaacacagagacagacaggacaaacaaccattccaataacaatatatatcggtCGATAGACTTGTGgtgcaatagaaaaaaagggtaactaaaaagttcaatagaacagttttccttccttttgcattctagtctatcatgtaggttaatactccagtcattacatcctctcaaccaatcacaaacgcagacccaggaacctggGTCACCAtgcttcaaagagttcagagagcacgtgatctgaattccttttttaaaaacatgctgtttgctaaaaagttgtttgaataaaaggttgagtttgaattcggtgtttgtgtgttctgtatctaaaaacaggtcGTTAAGCAACTGCATAAAATGGCCAACGCGGCACTTAAGATATATATTTAGAATATTTTGGTAATTATCGatattaatcaatcaatcaatcaggtTTATGTctatagcacattttaaaaactgcatgggtgaccaaagtgctgcacattaaaacaagaaaaggttagaaacaaccccaaaaaaactgtaaaagttcaAAACATACGCACATCATCAAAAGCCAAAACCAGGTTCACAgcaagagtattttaaaatgacataCACAGCAAGTCAGTgtattaaaagccagggaataaaaatgtgtttttaaaagagatttaaaaacaagaaaagatgaGGCCTGTCTGATACTCATTGGTAAATGATTCCATAACTTGGGAGCAGCAACAGCAAATGCTCCgtcacctctgagcttcagccTAGTTTTAAGGACTGTCAGCAACAGCTGATCTAAGGGATCGAGGTGGGCGGTAAGAATGAATCAGCTCACATAAATAATGTAGACCAAGATTGCTCAAACatttaacaacaaataaaagcttaaaatgaaTTCTGTAGCGCACATGTAGCCAATGAACGCACGCTGTAGGATGGGAGTAACATGCTCATGCCTACAGGTCTGAGTTAACCAATGAGCAGCGGAGTTCTGCACAAGCTGCAGACGGGCAAGAGAGGCCTGGCTAATGCCTATATACAGTGCAGTAGTCTCCAAGTCAGGTCTTGCTAAGATTGATTTCACCTTTGCTATTTtgcaaagttgaaaaaaaacttttctgaacAACACTGCTGATCTGTTTCtcaagtttaaaatcaaagTCAATCTTTACCCCCAGATTGGTGACAGTGAGCCAAGATCTACGTTTGGGGAGGGACACCAACTCGGTCCAAACAACATATATCTTGTTTTCATTTAGACTAAGAAAGTTAAGAGAAGGTCATGCTTTAATGTCTTTAAGGCAGCATGTGAGTTGCTGGACAGTGTTGTTTTGTGCCAAGGggaaatcatcatcatcatgacagTCAAATGAAATGCcatatttcttaaaaacagAGCTGAGGGGGAGTAGGTAAAGATCAAATAAAAGAGGGCCGTGAATTGACCCCTTAGGGAGCCTGTATAGAAGAGGAGTTGTGGAAGACATAAAGTTGTCAATCTTTACACAAAAACTCCTActagttacactgcaaaaatggatctaaaaataagtaaactgatcttaaaatgtgtggttttgtcctagatttgagcaggtaaataatattatctgccaatggaatgactatttttacccctaaaataagatgattagacatcctgcacctgacataagatgatggagatgagttgttgctATTTAAATGCAgcagtcttattccattggcagatcatcttatttacctgctcaaatcaaggacaaatacagtcattttaagaaaatattacttatttttagtttcgtttttgcTGTGTACGTAGGACCAAAACCAATTAAAGACGACATCCCTAATGCCCTCAAAGTGCTCACAACAAGAGATCAAAATACAGTGATCAGGAGCATTGTAAGCTGCAGACAAATCTAAAAGCACTAAAACAGCAAACTTCCCAGAGTCTGTTGACAAAAGTCTCTCATTTGAAACCCTTAGAAATGTGCCCCCTGTACTGTGAAGGGTTTGAATCCAGACTGAAATGGCTCCGTGATCCCATTGTCTGTACCAAATGGTAACAGTTGGTTGTTGACAACCTTCATTTGACATATTGtctcatttttatttgaattcagCTGTTCCATGCTGGTATCAAAACCGCAATCAGTGGGAACGAGGTTTATTATAAAGTCTTTGGAAATAATATGCAGCTAAAGCATATGTCAGATTTGAGCATATTCATGATCTGATAATTTCTCAAAATACTTCCCTAACAAGAGCAATACAGTGCTGAAAGCATTTTGGACCTTACAGATGTcttctattttttgtttcttttgatcAAACATAAATGTCTCAGATCAAACCAATTTTAATTTCAGGGTTCTTTTTCACAGCATTGTAGGTGCATGGGTACAACATTATTTGTTTACAGGTAGAAAATTGAAGTAGAAAGGGACAAAAACATAACACAAGGGTATAAAATGTAAGCTAAGGCATAACTTTACCCACAACCTAAATTATCTcacacaaacaggaaaaataacaacaaagagGTTTGTTGTGTTTCTATCTGTTAGGTCCTGAGAAGGTCCCCCTAGTGTTGGAAGAAGACATGGAGTTGCACTCTCAGTACCTGGAAAGAAAGGTGATCAGTAACTTATTTTTGAATTCTTATTTATTAATACCCGGTCAAGCTAAATACCACAATCATTCCCAAAACTGTCAACAGCAGAGCATTaattgtgtctctgtgttttattgtgGCAGGACAAACTGAAGGCAGAACATATTTCGTACCTGAGAGAGCATCCGGAGATCCGAGCCCTCCTGTCCGAATTTATGCAGGACTTGCTGATTATGAAACCGGACAACATCTTCCAGTTTGCTCGAGACTACTTTATTCCCTTTTCCTCCAGCCACTCCTCAGATTCTAAAAAGTGCTCAGCCTGAAACACATCAGCAGGCACACTGCCACTCCTAAAAGCATTTTGTTACTTGCTGTACATTCTTTAAATTTGCCCTTACATGTCTGGAAATGTGTCTGAATaaattggtttgttttaaagagGTCTGTAACCGTGCTTCTTAAAACACTGTTGAGAAGTGGTTGGGCctgagaaaaatatgtttttaggaCTATCAATGAAAGCTTAATATTTCAGCTGCCTGAAATATCACATTCCCCTctcaaaatgtgaacaaattaATCTAGCAaggttgttgctgttttttttctgtgtttatttctctcATCACACTCTTGTGAATTTGGACACATTTGCTTCGTATCTATACATGTACCTACCCAAGAGGACACACAAATATGTCACCCTTAATGTATAATTCATAACTTTAATCCTCCTAatataagtaatattttatttgacttttacaaaacaaatgttaaacaaGTTCACAAAACCGCCCCcaatgtttcatgttttatttccctaactGATGTCAAGCCAGAGGCagttaatttccttttttatgataGGGAAATTGATGGTGTCCGTCAATTTCTACATCTAATTAGAGATGTAGAAATATAGAAAGATATAAggatattgatatatatatatatctatatgtatgtatgtctgtagctactatatactatatatctattatatatatctatatattatatatctatatatattattctAATATCATCTCTCTCTATATTATCTATTTCATGTTATCTCTAATAATCCTattctgtctttctctctctatctatatatttctgtctcctctctctTATCTCTATCTCATCTCTCttctttgtctgtctgtctgtctgtgtgtgtgtgtgtgtgtgtgtgtgtgtgtgtggagtgaGTTTGGCTTCAATACAAGCGCTGACAGTTCACTGCTCCTGCCTAACACTGAGCAGAGCTtccgaccgccccaagatggcggccccaaATCTCGTCACTGCCCATTGGCGGTAGCGGTCGATGCCGGGTCTTCTGATAGTTTTACTCTTTCTAAAGTCTATGGTAGGGACGCTCTAACGTCAGCCTGCCTCCTAAAGGAAATACTCGGAAGTGAAAAATCCTTCTCTGCTTACTTTT
This genomic window from Fundulus heteroclitus isolate FHET01 chromosome 6, MU-UCD_Fhet_4.1, whole genome shotgun sequence contains:
- the LOC105930251 gene encoding ciliogenesis-associated TTC17-interacting protein, yielding MDDGKGVGATRVSEESKHEEFRASDQAVAFMASIEPEELQRCVFTESLAALSDGGQVLGELRVSVEFTRRALQPCLLLHAQSRGAIDGAPCGTTVTAYLTADLEVLEEDYQEYVRLHNHNVEKTCRMVQRDSQMVIDKCTRAGEEVTKECVSYPMSVLRGLVTEGSSMLLMRLIALRRKVPENMVFIILDQSLHINHTTFSEVGMKQMEVGGEVLELFGVQRTVGSVVASPSTWQCYFLDDGHLASRKQEGSPVTMKLLQQPSKIDKGPEKVPLVLEEDMELHSQYLERKDKLKAEHISYLREHPEIRALLSEFMQDLLIMKPDNIFQFARDYFIPFSSSHSSDSKKCSA